In one window of Meiothermus sp. DNA:
- the glgC gene encoding glucose-1-phosphate adenylyltransferase: protein MSMRVLGMILAGGQGSRLFPLTAKRAKPSVPFGARYRIIDFVLNNFLNSGIYGIYVLTQFKAQSLTEHVQRHWRFGGFLEDAFILLVPAQMYRYEELGPVWYRGTADAIYQNLHLINNHKPENVAIFGGDHIFKMNIAHMLDYHNDHRADLTIAAYPVPIEQASRFGVLQVDDQWRMVGFQEKPKNPTPIPGKPDLALVSMGNYIFRTEPLVEKLEHDAKDPNSSHDFGKDVIPRALSEGYRIQVYDFKRNPIPGQQGPNTYWRDVGTIDAYFEASMDLIQVTPEFDLYNPEWPLRAANFNSPPAKFVHEAGARTGQAFNSLIAGGCIISGGTIRESVIFRRNRINSYALVERSILFDEVEVGRYAKLRNTIVDKNVSIPPHTEIGYDLEADRARGFTVTSEGIVVVPKSYRF, encoded by the coding sequence ATGTCTATGCGAGTTCTGGGGATGATTCTCGCGGGGGGGCAGGGTTCAAGGCTGTTTCCCCTCACGGCCAAACGCGCCAAGCCTTCCGTGCCGTTTGGGGCGCGCTACCGCATCATCGATTTTGTACTCAACAACTTCCTAAACTCGGGCATTTATGGCATTTACGTACTCACCCAGTTCAAAGCCCAGTCCCTCACCGAGCATGTGCAGCGGCACTGGCGCTTTGGGGGTTTTCTGGAAGATGCCTTTATTTTGCTGGTACCGGCCCAGATGTACCGCTATGAAGAACTGGGGCCGGTCTGGTACCGGGGCACAGCCGATGCCATCTACCAGAACCTGCACCTGATCAACAACCATAAGCCCGAGAATGTGGCGATTTTTGGCGGCGACCACATTTTCAAGATGAACATCGCCCACATGCTGGATTACCATAACGACCATCGCGCCGACCTGACCATCGCCGCCTACCCGGTGCCCATCGAGCAGGCCAGTCGCTTTGGGGTGCTCCAGGTAGACGACCAGTGGCGTATGGTGGGCTTTCAGGAAAAGCCCAAGAATCCCACCCCCATTCCAGGCAAGCCCGACCTGGCGCTGGTTTCGATGGGCAACTACATCTTCCGTACCGAGCCGCTGGTAGAGAAGCTCGAGCACGACGCTAAAGATCCCAACTCCTCGCACGACTTCGGCAAAGATGTAATTCCCCGCGCGCTGAGCGAGGGCTACCGCATCCAGGTCTACGACTTCAAACGCAACCCCATTCCCGGTCAGCAGGGCCCCAACACCTACTGGCGCGATGTAGGAACCATAGACGCCTACTTTGAAGCCAGCATGGACCTGATTCAGGTGACCCCGGAGTTTGACCTCTACAACCCCGAATGGCCCCTGCGGGCGGCCAACTTCAACTCTCCTCCCGCCAAGTTTGTACACGAGGCCGGCGCCCGTACCGGCCAGGCCTTCAACAGCCTGATTGCAGGGGGCTGCATCATCTCGGGCGGTACCATCCGCGAGTCGGTGATCTTTCGACGTAACCGCATCAACTCCTATGCCTTAGTCGAGCGCAGCATCCTGTTTGACGAGGTGGAGGTAGGGCGCTACGCCAAGCTGCGCAACACCATCGTAGATAAAAATGTGAGCATCCCACCCCACACCGAGATCGGCTACGACCTCGAGGCCGACCGGGCCCGGGGCTTTACCGTCACCTCGGAAGGCATCGTGGTGGTGCCCAAAAGCTACAGATTCTAG
- a CDS encoding AAA family ATPase codes for MRLSYEALEWRTLTENSSDIVSLPPAPPFFGQERARAALELALRGGFHAYLVGPSSLGKHESLLAYLSTQSVETPPDLLYVPLSERKVAVLTLPSGQETHLADAVENLLLEVSRLDELFRQGSFLREKTQLEARFKEARDQQFASLQQEAQEAGFALSTNGDRLEFSGPGPVPAELSARLEEVALGSLAAAAELEVALRRLRRDWALHYLNNRFEPLFQRFPQARSYLEALRGRLARYAETGEPLDPAQWRPNLLTSSSSGSPPPIVYEPYATAPRLFGRLDYVVERGVWSTNVSLIRPGAVHRAQGGYLILDALSLRREGTWEAFKRALRNGQVEPVTEPQAPAGLEVEPFPIQMQVMLVGTHESFEALEEDPAFSELFRIRVEFSPTLPATPENMRALGGWLQAQGLQLTEGGLVRLYDEARRSAEQRDRMDARLIEIRALAEEAAILGEGAITAKAVEEAVLAREQRSFLSEEEFLRAVREGVIRLRITGTAVGEVNSLVVIEAAPYWGRPARLTARAAPGRDHLVSIDREAGLGGQIFHKAVLTLAGYLRSQYIENGPLPATISLAFEQNYVSIEGDSAGLAELVAALSAIGNFPLRQDLAVTGAVDQTGKVLAVGAINAKVEGFFRLCQALGLSGSQGVILPRANIPNLTLRAEVLEAVRAKQFHIYAVETVEQALELLTGARMEGFRGLHDRIKASLEEFAKLEEGRKEENES; via the coding sequence ATGAGGCTTTCCTACGAAGCGCTCGAGTGGCGCACATTGACCGAGAATTCGAGCGATATTGTATCGCTGCCCCCTGCTCCCCCTTTTTTTGGCCAGGAGCGGGCCCGGGCTGCGCTGGAACTGGCCCTTCGGGGGGGGTTCCATGCCTACCTGGTGGGGCCTTCCAGCCTGGGCAAGCACGAGTCCTTGCTGGCTTATTTGAGCACCCAGTCCGTCGAGACCCCGCCCGACCTGTTGTATGTGCCCTTGTCGGAGCGCAAGGTGGCAGTGCTGACCCTGCCCAGTGGGCAGGAAACCCATCTGGCCGACGCGGTGGAAAACCTGTTGCTGGAGGTCAGTCGGCTGGACGAGTTGTTCCGCCAGGGCTCTTTCCTGCGGGAAAAAACCCAGCTCGAGGCCCGCTTCAAGGAGGCCCGCGACCAACAATTTGCCTCGCTTCAACAAGAAGCCCAGGAGGCCGGCTTCGCCCTTTCAACCAACGGCGACCGCCTGGAATTCAGCGGCCCCGGCCCGGTTCCCGCCGAACTCAGCGCCAGGCTCGAGGAAGTCGCACTGGGCAGCCTGGCCGCCGCCGCCGAGCTCGAGGTTGCGCTAAGGCGACTCCGCCGCGACTGGGCACTGCATTACCTGAACAACCGCTTCGAGCCCTTGTTTCAGCGCTTTCCCCAGGCCCGAAGCTACCTCGAGGCCCTGCGGGGCCGTCTGGCCCGCTACGCCGAGACCGGCGAACCCCTCGATCCCGCCCAGTGGCGGCCCAACCTGCTCACCTCTTCCAGCAGCGGCTCCCCGCCCCCCATCGTCTACGAACCCTATGCCACCGCCCCCCGGCTGTTCGGACGGCTGGATTACGTGGTAGAACGCGGGGTCTGGAGCACCAACGTCAGCCTGATTCGCCCCGGCGCGGTTCACCGCGCCCAGGGCGGATACCTGATTCTGGATGCCCTGAGCCTTCGGCGCGAGGGCACCTGGGAGGCCTTCAAACGGGCCCTGCGCAACGGCCAGGTCGAGCCGGTTACCGAGCCCCAGGCGCCAGCAGGCCTCGAGGTCGAGCCCTTCCCCATCCAGATGCAGGTCATGCTGGTCGGCACACACGAGTCTTTTGAAGCACTCGAAGAAGACCCGGCCTTCAGCGAGTTGTTCCGTATCCGGGTGGAGTTCTCCCCCACCCTGCCCGCCACCCCGGAAAACATGCGGGCTTTGGGTGGGTGGCTCCAGGCCCAGGGCCTCCAGCTGACCGAGGGCGGCCTGGTACGGCTTTACGACGAGGCCCGCCGCAGCGCCGAGCAGCGCGACCGCATGGATGCTCGCCTGATCGAGATTCGCGCCCTGGCCGAAGAAGCCGCTATTCTGGGCGAGGGTGCGATTACCGCCAAGGCCGTAGAGGAGGCCGTCTTGGCCCGTGAGCAAAGGAGCTTCCTTTCGGAAGAAGAGTTTTTGCGGGCTGTACGGGAAGGGGTTATCCGCCTGCGTATCACCGGCACGGCCGTTGGCGAGGTCAACAGCCTGGTAGTCATCGAGGCCGCCCCTTACTGGGGGCGCCCGGCCCGGCTGACCGCACGGGCCGCTCCGGGCCGCGACCACCTGGTTTCTATAGATCGTGAGGCCGGTCTGGGAGGGCAAATTTTCCATAAAGCAGTGCTGACCCTGGCTGGCTACCTGCGCAGCCAATACATTGAAAATGGCCCTCTTCCGGCTACCATCAGCCTGGCCTTCGAGCAAAACTATGTGTCCATCGAAGGCGACTCGGCCGGCCTGGCCGAACTGGTAGCCGCGCTTTCGGCCATTGGCAACTTCCCTCTGCGCCAAGACCTGGCCGTAACAGGCGCAGTAGACCAGACCGGAAAGGTACTGGCGGTGGGGGCCATCAACGCCAAGGTAGAGGGGTTTTTCCGGCTCTGCCAGGCCCTGGGCCTGAGCGGCAGCCAGGGGGTCATCCTGCCCAGGGCCAACATCCCCAACCTGACCCTCCGGGCCGAGGTGCTGGAGGCTGTCCGGGCCAAGCAGTTCCACATCTACGCAGTCGAAACGGTAGAGCAGGCCCTCGAGCTGCTAACCGGGGCCCGCATGGAGGGCTTCCGGGGCCTGCACGACCGCATCAAGGCCAGCCTGGAAGAGTTTGCCAAACTGGAAGAAGGCCGTAAAGAAGAGAACGAGTCTTAG
- a CDS encoding S41 family peptidase: protein MRWWLVGLLVWGNLALAQNQAFALRLEQAWKLVKERYYDTGFGGVNWEAVGDAYRLRLGEVRDWEGLYRLLDEMYGELRDDHSRVLSPAQARLYLSGGQCLALPFKDQDILPTATQPSPSPAPNQSPPSTTPAQPAPPPSQPSRSPYQAPQVRLTDGVVIFRLSNLVDVAGLNALQEAIRRYDARARGYVLDLRGNPGGLVLRMAEVAGVFMRGVPWRIVSRGIGAIPFPTTPFLGRPQTQKPLVVLIDGNVHSAAEGLAGALKNAGRAYLIGTRSAGNTEALTPYCFPDGGVALVANGVLAPFSGPTWEGRGVEPDLVEENPQEQLEAALRYILRKR from the coding sequence ATGCGCTGGTGGTTGGTGGGGCTCTTGGTTTGGGGCAATCTGGCACTGGCCCAGAATCAGGCTTTTGCCCTGCGGCTCGAGCAAGCCTGGAAGCTGGTCAAGGAGCGCTACTACGACACCGGCTTTGGCGGCGTGAACTGGGAAGCGGTGGGCGATGCCTACCGGCTCAGGCTGGGCGAAGTGCGCGACTGGGAGGGGCTTTATCGTTTGCTGGACGAGATGTACGGCGAGCTGCGCGACGACCACTCGAGGGTCTTGAGCCCTGCGCAAGCCCGGCTATACCTGAGCGGGGGGCAGTGTCTGGCCTTACCTTTCAAGGATCAGGACATACTTCCCACCGCTACCCAGCCTTCGCCTTCACCCGCCCCCAACCAGAGCCCCCCAAGCACCACCCCCGCCCAGCCGGCCCCACCGCCCAGCCAACCCTCGAGGTCGCCCTACCAGGCCCCTCAGGTGCGCTTGACCGATGGAGTGGTCATCTTTCGGCTCAGCAACCTGGTGGATGTGGCGGGGCTGAACGCCTTGCAGGAGGCCATCCGCCGCTACGATGCCAGAGCCAGGGGCTATGTGCTGGATCTGCGCGGCAACCCCGGCGGGCTGGTGCTGCGCATGGCCGAAGTGGCTGGGGTTTTTATGCGGGGCGTACCCTGGCGCATCGTGAGTCGGGGGATTGGGGCCATTCCTTTTCCTACCACGCCTTTTTTGGGTCGCCCACAAACCCAAAAACCCCTGGTCGTGCTGATCGATGGCAACGTCCATTCCGCTGCCGAAGGGCTGGCCGGCGCCCTCAAGAACGCCGGGCGGGCCTACCTGATCGGCACCCGCAGTGCGGGCAACACCGAAGCCCTCACCCCTTACTGTTTCCCCGATGGCGGCGTGGCGCTCGTGGCCAACGGCGTACTGGCCCCGTTCAGCGGCCCTACCTGGGAAGGGCGCGGGGTAGAGCCCGACCTGGTGGAGGAGAACCCCCAAGAACAGCTCGAGGCCGCCCTACGCTACATCCTGCGCAAACGGTAG
- a CDS encoding aldo/keto reductase yields MSDFIQIKGLPAIPPLGIGTWQWGDRLVWGYGQGYQQDDTRAAYQAALQGGVRLFDTAEFYGFGLSERLLGQYYHAHDAKPLIVSKLFPYPWRFSRKTLLGALKKSLERLQMKQLDLYLLHWPWKPVSLEDWALSLAEAYEQGLTRAVGVSNHSLPQLERVAKVLAKHKVPLAANQVEYHLLERKPERSGLLQAMQAEGIVLMAYSPLAMGWLTGKYSLENPPPGRYRAQRYVTHKAQIPALLQTLGEIAQNMGATQAQVALRWCIQKGTLPIPGAKNARQAEGNAGALQIRLSDEEMTRLDAIT; encoded by the coding sequence ATGAGCGACTTTATCCAGATAAAAGGGCTTCCGGCCATTCCACCGCTGGGCATAGGTACCTGGCAGTGGGGAGACAGGCTGGTCTGGGGCTACGGCCAGGGCTACCAGCAAGACGATACCCGGGCGGCTTACCAGGCGGCCCTGCAAGGGGGTGTGCGGCTATTCGACACGGCCGAGTTTTATGGTTTTGGGCTCTCGGAGAGGCTTCTGGGGCAGTATTATCATGCGCACGACGCCAAGCCCCTTATCGTGAGCAAGCTATTTCCCTACCCCTGGCGGTTTTCCCGCAAAACGCTTTTGGGGGCGCTCAAAAAAAGCCTCGAGCGCTTGCAGATGAAGCAACTCGACTTATATTTACTGCACTGGCCCTGGAAGCCAGTTTCGCTCGAGGACTGGGCACTTTCGCTCGCCGAAGCCTATGAACAAGGCTTGACCCGGGCGGTGGGGGTTTCCAACCATAGCCTGCCGCAGCTCGAGCGCGTGGCAAAGGTGCTGGCCAAACACAAGGTTCCCCTGGCGGCCAACCAGGTCGAGTACCATCTGCTTGAACGCAAACCCGAACGCTCGGGCCTGCTACAAGCCATGCAGGCCGAGGGTATTGTGCTAATGGCTTACAGCCCCCTGGCCATGGGCTGGCTCACCGGCAAGTACAGCCTGGAGAACCCCCCGCCAGGCCGCTACCGGGCGCAGCGCTATGTGACCCACAAGGCCCAAATTCCAGCGCTGCTACAGACCCTGGGCGAGATTGCCCAGAATATGGGTGCAACTCAAGCCCAGGTGGCCCTGCGCTGGTGCATCCAGAAAGGCACCCTGCCCATTCCGGGTGCCAAGAACGCACGGCAGGCCGAGGGCAACGCGGGGGCCCTACAGATTCGCCTTTCAGATGAAGAGATGACCCGCCTGGACGCCATCACGTAA